A stretch of Aedes aegypti strain LVP_AGWG chromosome 2, AaegL5.0 Primary Assembly, whole genome shotgun sequence DNA encodes these proteins:
- the LOC5577276 gene encoding protein G12 isoform X1, giving the protein MKVVFVLTALVAIATASYIPAKAPSRSLKDDFQDFVNLLPVDKLTDLVVRYFTTDKEFQEAFAYLQGKEFAAVWDQLFALNEVKDVLNYLEDAGLEVYELLNQVADFLGLNHVKPTKGVKSLKAGGLSGFVDEALALLPLKELKALFEEKLKTSPEFKAFFDKLSSTDFQKLVDFYQNSKEAQALVQKLRDHGVDVDKFFELVAGFFGWGF; this is encoded by the exons ATGAAGGTCGTTTTCGTTCTCACCGCCCTGGTAGCAATCGCAACCGCTTCCTACATCCCTGCTAAAGCACCATCCAGAAGCCTCAAGGATGACTTCCAAGATTTCGTCAACCTGCTGCCGGTGGACAAACTCACCGATCTGGTCGTACGCTACTTCACCACTGACAAGGAATTCCAGGAAGCGTTTGCCTATCTGCAGGGTAAGGAATTCGCCGCCGTTTGGGATCAGCTGTTTGCCCTGAACGAGGTTAAGGACGTGCTGAACTACTTGGAGGATGCTGGTCTGGAGGTTTATGAGCTGCTGAATCAGGTTGCCGATTTCCTGGGACTGAATCACGTCAAGCCGACGAAAGGAGTTAAGAGCT TGAAAGCCGGAGGATTGAGCGGATTCGTTGATGAGGCTCTTGCTCTGCTGCCCCTGAAGGAACTGAAGGCTCTCTTTGAGGAGAAGCTGAAGACCAGTCCGGAATTCAAAGCATTCTTCGACAAACTGTCTAGCACTGATTTCCAGAAGTTGGTCGATTTCTACCAG AACTCCAAGGAAGCTCAAGCTTTGGTCCAGAAGCTGCGTGATCATGGAGTCGATGTTGACAAGTTCTTCGAACTGGTTGCTGGATTCTTCGGATGGGGCTTCTAA
- the LOC5577276 gene encoding protein G12 isoform X2, whose protein sequence is MKVVFVLTALVAIATASYIPAKAPSRSLKDDFQDFVNLLPVDKLTDLVVRYFTTDKEFQEAFAYLQGKEFAAVWDQLFALNEVKDVLNYLEDAGLEVYELLNQVADFLGLNHVKPTKGVKSSGGLSGFVDEALALLPLKELKALFEEKLKTSPEFKAFFDKLSSTDFQKLVDFYQNSKEAQALVQKLRDHGVDVDKFFELVAGFFGWGF, encoded by the exons ATGAAGGTCGTTTTCGTTCTCACCGCCCTGGTAGCAATCGCAACCGCTTCCTACATCCCTGCTAAAGCACCATCCAGAAGCCTCAAGGATGACTTCCAAGATTTCGTCAACCTGCTGCCGGTGGACAAACTCACCGATCTGGTCGTACGCTACTTCACCACTGACAAGGAATTCCAGGAAGCGTTTGCCTATCTGCAGGGTAAGGAATTCGCCGCCGTTTGGGATCAGCTGTTTGCCCTGAACGAGGTTAAGGACGTGCTGAACTACTTGGAGGATGCTGGTCTGGAGGTTTATGAGCTGCTGAATCAGGTTGCCGATTTCCTGGGACTGAATCACGTCAAGCCGACGAAAGGAGTTAAGAGCT CCGGAGGATTGAGCGGATTCGTTGATGAGGCTCTTGCTCTGCTGCCCCTGAAGGAACTGAAGGCTCTCTTTGAGGAGAAGCTGAAGACCAGTCCGGAATTCAAAGCATTCTTCGACAAACTGTCTAGCACTGATTTCCAGAAGTTGGTCGATTTCTACCAG AACTCCAAGGAAGCTCAAGCTTTGGTCCAGAAGCTGCGTGATCATGGAGTCGATGTTGACAAGTTCTTCGAACTGGTTGCTGGATTCTTCGGATGGGGCTTCTAA